The following proteins come from a genomic window of Streptomyces liliiviolaceus:
- a CDS encoding ABC transporter ATP-binding protein gives MSRAVSLHQVSKSYTQGVRVVQRLSLDIEPGEFLVLLGPSGCGKSTVLRMIAGLEEPTEGEVRLDGEYANHLAPAERHMAMVFQNYALYPTMNSRANIGFPLRIEEPGRDPGPRVEATARMLGIEDLLDRFPHQLSGGERQRVAMGRAIARHPSAFLMDEPLANLDAKLRSHLRAEIARLTRDLDVTTLYVTHDQAEAMSLGDRVAVLRGGVLQQLGTPRAVYALPENVFVAAFIGTPRINLLRGVVLAPLDGAMSIGLGRQALVLPEPLSPDHRLLRVQQGREVIVGLRSEAVRLARPTRARPGEVAISGLVEHVEFQGHEVLVHLDTGSQPALVPELEAPRPVARAGGRRRREGGVFDRLRLRGRAAGALRAGPVVVLERAAEAGPEPVSEPVSAEARLPGDLIVRTTPDHALRPGMQVPLLVDLAHLFVFDHDGIRISPAPTKLPNLEG, from the coding sequence ATGTCACGTGCCGTCTCTCTTCACCAGGTGAGCAAGTCCTACACGCAGGGCGTCCGCGTGGTGCAGCGGCTGTCGCTGGACATCGAGCCCGGTGAGTTCCTGGTGCTCCTCGGCCCCTCCGGCTGCGGCAAGTCGACCGTGCTGAGAATGATCGCCGGACTTGAGGAGCCCACCGAGGGGGAGGTGCGGCTCGACGGGGAGTATGCCAACCATCTCGCGCCCGCCGAACGGCACATGGCGATGGTCTTCCAGAACTACGCGCTCTACCCGACCATGAACAGCCGCGCGAACATCGGCTTCCCCCTGCGTATCGAGGAACCCGGCCGGGACCCGGGCCCGCGGGTGGAGGCAACGGCCCGGATGCTCGGCATCGAGGACCTCCTGGACCGTTTCCCCCACCAGCTCTCCGGCGGGGAGCGCCAGCGAGTGGCCATGGGCCGGGCGATCGCCCGGCACCCCTCCGCCTTCCTGATGGACGAACCGCTGGCCAACCTGGACGCCAAGCTGCGCAGCCATCTGCGGGCGGAGATCGCCCGGCTCACCCGGGACCTGGACGTCACGACGCTGTACGTCACCCACGACCAGGCGGAGGCGATGTCCCTCGGGGACCGGGTGGCCGTGCTGCGCGGCGGGGTGCTCCAGCAGCTCGGTACCCCGCGCGCGGTCTACGCGCTGCCGGAGAACGTCTTCGTCGCCGCCTTCATCGGCACCCCAAGGATCAATCTCCTGCGGGGTGTCGTGCTCGCCCCGCTCGACGGGGCGATGTCGATCGGCCTCGGCCGCCAGGCCCTGGTCCTGCCCGAACCGCTGTCCCCGGACCACAGGCTGCTCCGGGTGCAGCAGGGGCGGGAGGTCATCGTGGGGCTGCGCTCCGAGGCCGTCCGCCTGGCGCGGCCCACGCGGGCGCGGCCCGGGGAGGTGGCGATCAGCGGGCTCGTCGAGCATGTGGAGTTCCAGGGGCATGAGGTGCTGGTGCACCTCGACACCGGTTCGCAGCCCGCGCTGGTACCGGAGCTGGAGGCGCCGCGGCCGGTGGCGCGGGCGGGTGGGCGCCGCCGTCGGGAGGGCGGGGTGTTCGACCGGCTGCGGCTGCGGGGGCGGGCCGCGGGGGCGCTGCGGGCCGGGCCCGTGGTGGTGCTGGAGCGTGCGGCCGAGGCCGGGCCGGAGCCGGTGTCCGAGCCGGTGTCGGCGGAGGCTCGGCTGCCGGGGGATCTCATCGTGCGTACGACGCCGGACCACGCGCTGCGCCCGGGGATGCAGGTGCCGCTGCTCGTGGACCTCGCGCACCTGTTCGTCTTCGACCACGACGGCATCCGCATCTCCCCGGCCCCGACGAAACTCCCGAACCTGGAGGGTTGA
- a CDS encoding aldehyde dehydrogenase family protein, whose translation MNAHDGMYIDGAWRPAAGPDTIAVVNPADEQLIAHVPAGTIEDVDAAVRAARAAFPAWAATPPAERAARIGALRDVLVARKDEIAETVTAELGSPLKFSQAVHVGAPIAVAGSYADLAASHPFEEKVGNSTVYLEPVGVVGAITPWNYPLHQIVAKVAPALAAGCTVVLKPAEDTPLTAQLFAEAVHEAGVPAGVFNLVTGLGPVAGQALAEHEGVDLVSFTGSTAVGRQIGATAGAAVKRVALELGGKSANVILPSADLAKAVNVGVANVMSNSGQTCSAWTRMLVHDSQYDEAVTLAADAAAKYGERIGPVVNAKQRDRVVGYIEKGVGDGARLVAGGPESPREQGYFVSPTVFADVTPEMAIAQEEIFGPVLSIIRYEDEADALRIANGTVYGLAGAVWAGEESEAVAFARRLDTGQVDINGGRFNPLAPFGGYKQSGVGRELGSHGLSEYLQTKSLQF comes from the coding sequence ATGAACGCACACGACGGCATGTACATCGACGGCGCCTGGCGCCCCGCCGCCGGCCCGGACACGATCGCCGTCGTGAACCCGGCCGACGAGCAGCTCATCGCCCACGTCCCGGCCGGCACGATCGAGGACGTGGACGCAGCGGTCCGCGCCGCCCGCGCAGCCTTCCCGGCCTGGGCCGCCACCCCGCCCGCCGAGCGAGCCGCCCGCATCGGCGCCCTCCGCGACGTCCTCGTCGCCCGCAAGGACGAGATCGCCGAGACGGTCACCGCCGAACTCGGCTCACCGCTGAAGTTCTCCCAGGCCGTACACGTCGGCGCCCCCATCGCGGTAGCGGGCTCGTACGCCGACCTCGCCGCCTCCCACCCCTTCGAGGAGAAGGTCGGCAACTCCACCGTCTACCTCGAACCCGTCGGCGTGGTCGGTGCCATCACGCCCTGGAACTACCCCCTGCACCAGATCGTCGCCAAGGTCGCCCCCGCCCTCGCGGCCGGCTGCACGGTCGTACTGAAGCCCGCCGAGGACACCCCGCTGACCGCCCAGCTCTTCGCGGAGGCGGTCCACGAGGCGGGCGTCCCGGCCGGTGTCTTCAACCTCGTCACCGGCCTCGGCCCGGTCGCCGGCCAGGCGCTCGCCGAGCACGAAGGCGTGGACCTGGTCTCCTTCACGGGCTCCACGGCCGTCGGCCGGCAGATCGGCGCGACGGCGGGCGCGGCCGTCAAGCGCGTCGCCCTCGAACTGGGCGGCAAGTCCGCCAACGTCATCCTGCCGAGCGCGGACCTCGCGAAGGCCGTCAACGTCGGCGTCGCCAACGTGATGTCCAACTCCGGCCAGACGTGCAGCGCCTGGACCCGCATGCTGGTGCACGACTCCCAGTACGACGAGGCCGTGACCCTGGCCGCCGACGCCGCCGCGAAGTACGGCGAGCGCATCGGCCCGGTCGTCAACGCCAAGCAGCGGGACCGCGTGGTGGGTTACATCGAGAAGGGCGTCGGCGACGGCGCCCGACTGGTCGCGGGCGGCCCCGAATCCCCCCGGGAGCAGGGCTACTTCGTCAGCCCGACCGTCTTCGCGGACGTCACCCCCGAGATGGCGATCGCCCAAGAGGAGATCTTCGGCCCGGTCCTGTCGATCATCCGGTACGAGGACGAGGCGGACGCGCTCCGGATCGCCAACGGCACGGTGTACGGGCTCGCGGGCGCCGTCTGGGCCGGGGAGGAGTCGGAAGCCGTGGCCTTCGCACGACGCCTGGACACCGGACAGGTCGACATCAACGGCGGACGCTTCAACCCCCTTGCCCCCTTCGGCGGTTACAAGCAGTCGGGCGTCGGCCGCGAACTCGGCTCGCACGGACTGTCCGAATACCTCCAGACCAAGTCCCTCCAGTTCTGA
- a CDS encoding DUF932 domain-containing protein, which translates to MSITDVNIAFAAEKAAQIEAVRGQERALQTRVDRGEVRMIGSDRYEVLTGWDRGETFTVSRNAEGQVQQILANHGLDERADGAIALYTSSPAWHGLGQIIPGGTADIDEVLRLSGLDFEVTTVPALYEWQGETREHADQQHTVRTDTGAALGAVGSRYMPIQNRAGFVFLQELVSRYDVVWESAGLLRGGKRVFISIRLPETVVVDADGINDIVVPYIAVMNDHSGNGQFQCVVTPWRPVCANTERFAVRDAATRWAVRHTAGATSQIKEARRTLGLSSQYFEQFTDEETALARTDIAIADFHEAIADLWPLDDDASSRKRTNHAARLGAITEVFRTEGERVGRTAYAAERAITSYLDHLTPRRPPTSMTEEIARATAVLEGADDEIKSRAHRRLLQLRTR; encoded by the coding sequence GTGAGTATCACCGACGTGAACATCGCATTCGCTGCCGAGAAGGCCGCCCAGATCGAGGCTGTCCGCGGGCAAGAGCGCGCCCTACAGACCCGTGTGGACCGGGGCGAGGTCCGCATGATCGGCTCCGACCGGTACGAAGTCCTCACAGGCTGGGATCGGGGTGAGACGTTCACCGTCTCGCGCAACGCCGAGGGGCAAGTACAGCAGATCCTCGCCAACCACGGGCTCGACGAGCGAGCCGATGGCGCCATCGCCCTCTATACGTCCTCCCCAGCCTGGCACGGCCTGGGCCAGATCATCCCAGGAGGCACCGCGGACATCGACGAGGTACTACGTCTGTCCGGGCTCGACTTCGAGGTCACCACGGTGCCCGCACTGTACGAATGGCAGGGCGAGACACGCGAGCACGCCGACCAACAGCACACCGTCCGAACTGACACCGGCGCAGCCCTCGGCGCAGTGGGCTCCCGGTACATGCCCATCCAGAATCGCGCGGGGTTCGTGTTCCTTCAGGAACTGGTGAGCCGCTATGACGTGGTGTGGGAGTCCGCAGGACTCCTGCGCGGCGGGAAGCGCGTGTTCATCTCCATCCGCCTCCCGGAGACGGTCGTCGTGGACGCCGACGGCATCAACGACATCGTGGTGCCGTACATCGCCGTCATGAACGACCACTCCGGCAACGGCCAGTTCCAGTGCGTCGTCACACCGTGGCGGCCCGTCTGCGCCAATACCGAGCGGTTCGCCGTCCGTGACGCAGCCACCCGCTGGGCCGTCCGGCACACCGCCGGAGCCACCAGTCAGATCAAGGAAGCCCGCCGCACCCTGGGGCTCTCCTCCCAGTACTTCGAGCAGTTCACCGACGAAGAGACCGCGCTCGCCCGTACCGACATCGCCATAGCCGATTTCCACGAGGCGATCGCCGACTTGTGGCCCCTCGACGACGACGCGTCCAGCCGTAAACGGACCAACCACGCCGCCCGGCTGGGGGCCATCACCGAGGTGTTCCGCACCGAGGGCGAACGCGTCGGACGGACCGCCTACGCGGCCGAACGCGCCATCACCAGCTACCTCGACCACCTCACCCCCCGGCGTCCCCCGACGTCCATGACCGAGGAAATCGCCCGCGCCACCGCCGTACTCGAAGGCGCCGACGACGAGATCAAGAGCAGGGCGCACCGGCGCCTGCTCCAGCTCCGCACCCGCTGA
- a CDS encoding single-stranded DNA-binding protein, with product MAPSVTHVSGTVTGDVEVRFTGDGIAVCRFRLTATPTQWDTAAQKWRDLDPIPYICTAWRNLATNSTESLVDGVNVLVKGRITGLKNDSIYLSVDDLGISLRRRIAYTETSLPSPIAARPYTTPTAPQPATTTPPPGRTGSPPPWWERKRA from the coding sequence ATGGCCCCGTCCGTCACACACGTGTCCGGCACCGTCACCGGAGACGTGGAAGTCCGCTTCACCGGGGACGGCATCGCCGTCTGCCGGTTCCGTCTCACCGCGACCCCCACGCAGTGGGACACCGCCGCCCAGAAGTGGCGTGACCTGGACCCGATCCCTTACATCTGCACCGCCTGGCGCAACCTGGCCACCAACTCCACCGAATCCCTCGTCGACGGAGTCAACGTCCTGGTCAAAGGACGCATCACCGGACTCAAGAACGACTCGATCTACCTGAGCGTCGACGACCTCGGCATCAGCCTGCGCAGGCGCATCGCCTACACCGAGACCAGCCTCCCCAGCCCGATCGCCGCCCGCCCGTACACCACACCCACTGCACCGCAGCCCGCCACCACAACCCCGCCACCCGGGCGAACGGGCAGCCCACCCCCGTGGTGGGAGCGGAAGCGGGCCTAG
- a CDS encoding replication-relaxation family protein, whose amino-acid sequence MTNSDLNAPAAAAGPLRHQVLAGLAQHRIASTNQLHRMLRPQGSRQLLSRALTRLRTDGFVDCTVLPDAKHSRTKAWYLTPEGARLTRDLPALRGRPPYPVTSRTAASLRTLHTLTVVRAHLAFASDARRLGHEHGPWDWIPEVSHSIGEGNRLVADAVMYYTVVEPERRRKLRAFIEVDRTTMSSERLAAKLIEYARLFTYETQPIGRRRPTPAGPAWLRWYPVFPRLLFILTGAPRPRLDDRINDLQAMVSHHPLVASLAHEVQLGAATLEDIEHHGPTQAIWVPLAGGRPCPWTSL is encoded by the coding sequence ATGACCAACTCCGATCTGAACGCCCCGGCCGCCGCTGCTGGGCCCCTGCGTCACCAGGTGCTGGCCGGGCTGGCCCAGCACCGCATCGCCAGCACCAACCAGCTGCACCGGATGCTGCGGCCGCAAGGCAGCCGGCAACTGCTGTCCCGAGCCCTGACCAGACTGCGGACCGACGGCTTCGTCGACTGCACAGTGCTGCCGGATGCGAAGCACTCCCGTACCAAGGCCTGGTACCTCACGCCGGAAGGTGCCCGCCTGACACGGGACTTGCCTGCCCTGCGAGGCCGTCCGCCCTATCCCGTCACCTCGCGCACAGCTGCCTCGCTCAGGACGCTGCACACACTCACCGTCGTACGCGCCCACCTGGCCTTCGCCTCAGACGCCCGGCGCCTGGGACACGAACACGGCCCCTGGGACTGGATCCCGGAAGTCTCGCACTCCATCGGCGAGGGCAACCGGCTCGTGGCCGACGCCGTCATGTACTACACCGTCGTCGAGCCCGAACGCCGCCGGAAACTGCGCGCATTCATCGAAGTGGACCGCACCACAATGAGCAGCGAGCGCCTCGCCGCGAAGTTGATCGAGTACGCCAGACTGTTCACTTACGAGACCCAGCCCATCGGCCGCCGCAGACCGACCCCGGCAGGTCCGGCCTGGCTGCGCTGGTACCCGGTCTTCCCACGCCTCCTGTTCATCCTGACCGGCGCTCCACGGCCCAGACTGGATGATCGGATCAACGACCTGCAGGCGATGGTCTCCCATCATCCGCTCGTCGCCTCACTGGCTCACGAAGTCCAACTCGGAGCCGCCACGCTGGAAGACATCGAACACCACGGCCCCACCCAGGCAATCTGGGTACCACTGGCCGGCGGAAGACCCTGCCCATGGACCAGCCTGTGA
- a CDS encoding DUF6308 family protein — MAVSTATPGVSDGALSPLSKRLRVLLGAERVVDDLRRYFGIGLPSGVVAFTGSRFEHLAGGGDRPEVADRVTAEDLVAVQTLSVTVPASVALDILEGPLGARLSGLLHAIPTDINMVDADADVVADDSPADQAWHLLRDQPDVGWVIAGKLLARKRPRLLPVYDRVVRCAVGRPSSFWLALHTALRENDVALHRQLLELRQVAGVPETVSVLRVCDVAVWMGHRAEGHACPR; from the coding sequence ATGGCCGTTTCCACCGCAACGCCGGGCGTATCTGATGGGGCGTTGTCGCCGTTGAGTAAGCGTTTGCGCGTACTGCTGGGCGCAGAGCGTGTTGTGGATGATCTGCGCCGCTACTTCGGTATCGGTCTGCCGTCCGGCGTGGTGGCGTTCACCGGCAGTCGGTTCGAGCATCTGGCGGGTGGGGGAGATCGGCCGGAGGTTGCCGACCGGGTCACGGCGGAGGACCTGGTCGCGGTGCAGACCTTGTCGGTCACCGTTCCCGCGTCTGTCGCGCTGGACATTCTGGAGGGCCCTCTCGGCGCGCGGCTCTCCGGCCTGCTGCACGCCATACCCACGGACATCAACATGGTCGACGCCGACGCGGACGTCGTGGCCGACGACTCGCCGGCGGACCAGGCCTGGCATCTCCTGCGCGACCAGCCCGATGTCGGATGGGTGATCGCGGGCAAGCTTCTGGCCCGCAAGCGTCCGCGGCTGCTCCCGGTCTATGACCGCGTCGTCCGCTGCGCCGTCGGCCGGCCGTCGTCCTTCTGGCTCGCCCTCCACACCGCGCTGCGTGAAAACGACGTTGCTTTGCACCGCCAACTGCTGGAGCTGCGCCAGGTCGCGGGGGTGCCGGAGACGGTGAGTGTGTTGCGGGTGTGTGATGTCGCGGTGTGGATGGGGCACCGGGCGGAGGGGCACGCCTGTCCTCGCTGA
- a CDS encoding ThiF family adenylyltransferase, whose amino-acid sequence MISRFSVAMTSVTAQRLTDHLRRGDGQEDCTFVLWRPSTGASRTTALLTEVVLPQDGERIVHGTVDFTSAYFLRAAALAAEHGCGLGFVHAHPQGRGWQRLNTIDHEAEVSFAAQTQVITGHSLVGLTFAGADAGFGARIWQQEARRRYVPTEAESVRVVGGRLTVTVNDRLFPAPPATNRQLRTVSAWGQTTQDDLARLHVGVVGCGSVGMLVVEALARTGFQNLSLFDFDTVEELNLDRLLHATIRDVRLHRAKARLAARTSRRAATALNFRAAPYELSVAEPDGFAAAADCDVIFSCVDRPWPRAVLNLLAYAHLIPVVDGGIAVDARGGRLRGAEWRAHIAAPGRACMECLGQYDPAHVQAERDGSLDDPAYITGLPADHPLRRKENVFVFSNSAAAAQLNQFVTMTTAPGGIADTGAHLYHLTTATLDHRENGCETGCPYDGMLRALGDDAPVTVTGRHRAAEQVRDARARAVRRWPLRAWRAVDDLLHRLR is encoded by the coding sequence ATGATCAGCCGCTTCTCGGTCGCGATGACCAGCGTCACCGCCCAGCGCCTGACGGATCACCTGCGCCGTGGGGACGGGCAGGAGGACTGCACTTTTGTGCTGTGGCGGCCGAGCACCGGCGCCAGCCGCACCACAGCCCTGCTCACCGAGGTGGTGCTGCCGCAGGACGGCGAGCGGATTGTGCACGGCACGGTGGACTTCACCAGCGCCTACTTCCTGCGCGCCGCCGCGCTCGCGGCCGAGCACGGCTGCGGGCTCGGCTTCGTCCACGCCCATCCCCAAGGCCGGGGATGGCAGCGACTGAACACGATTGATCACGAGGCTGAGGTGTCCTTCGCCGCGCAGACCCAGGTGATCACCGGACATTCGCTGGTCGGTCTGACCTTCGCGGGCGCGGATGCCGGATTCGGCGCACGTATCTGGCAGCAGGAGGCCCGCCGCCGCTACGTTCCTACCGAGGCAGAGAGCGTCCGGGTGGTCGGCGGCCGTCTGACGGTCACCGTCAACGACCGCCTCTTTCCCGCGCCGCCGGCTACGAACCGGCAGCTGCGTACCGTCTCCGCCTGGGGACAGACAACCCAGGACGACCTGGCCCGTCTGCATGTCGGTGTCGTCGGATGCGGCTCGGTCGGCATGCTTGTCGTCGAAGCCCTGGCCCGCACCGGCTTCCAGAACCTGAGCCTGTTCGACTTCGACACCGTAGAGGAGCTCAACCTCGACCGGCTCCTGCACGCCACCATCCGTGATGTGCGCCTGCACCGGGCCAAGGCCCGCCTCGCCGCCCGCACCTCTCGCCGCGCGGCCACCGCCCTCAACTTCCGGGCGGCGCCATACGAGCTGAGCGTGGCCGAGCCGGACGGGTTCGCCGCCGCAGCCGACTGCGACGTGATCTTCTCCTGCGTCGACCGGCCCTGGCCCCGCGCCGTCCTCAACCTCCTCGCCTACGCCCACCTCATCCCCGTTGTCGACGGTGGCATCGCGGTCGACGCCCGCGGCGGACGCCTGCGCGGCGCCGAATGGCGCGCCCACATCGCCGCCCCCGGCCGCGCCTGCATGGAATGCCTGGGCCAGTACGACCCCGCCCACGTCCAGGCCGAACGTGACGGCTCCCTCGACGACCCGGCCTACATCACCGGCCTGCCCGCCGACCACCCGCTGCGCCGCAAGGAGAACGTCTTCGTCTTCTCCAACAGCGCCGCGGCCGCGCAGCTGAATCAGTTCGTCACCATGACGACCGCACCGGGCGGGATCGCCGACACCGGCGCCCACCTGTACCACCTGACCACCGCCACCCTCGACCACCGCGAGAATGGCTGCGAGACGGGCTGCCCCTACGACGGCATGCTGCGGGCGCTCGGCGACGACGCCCCCGTCACCGTCACGGGACGGCACCGGGCCGCTGAACAGGTCCGCGATGCTCGTGCCCGTGCGGTACGCCGCTGGCCGCTCCGCGCCTGGCGCGCCGTCGACGACCTCCTGCACCGACTCCGATGA
- a CDS encoding ImmA/IrrE family metallo-endopeptidase, whose product MARSDAAAKALLTQFGIDEAPINPALIAEKLGVLVVPQEMPDDVSGMLLRRGDEQVIGVNQKHHENRRRFTVAHELGHLRLHRGRPLILDTDTRVNFRDTVSSMATDREEMEANRFAAALLAPEPMVRRAAREAEFRTAQELVHLMAGRFEMSEMAMSYRLINLGILAGPMA is encoded by the coding sequence ATGGCCAGGTCTGACGCGGCGGCCAAGGCGCTGTTGACGCAGTTCGGCATCGACGAGGCGCCCATCAACCCGGCGCTGATTGCGGAAAAGCTGGGTGTGCTTGTCGTCCCGCAGGAGATGCCGGACGACGTTTCCGGCATGCTGCTGCGCCGGGGAGACGAGCAGGTCATCGGTGTGAACCAGAAGCACCACGAGAACCGGCGGCGTTTTACGGTGGCTCATGAACTCGGGCACCTGCGACTGCATCGCGGCCGGCCGCTGATCCTGGACACCGATACCCGTGTCAACTTCCGTGACACGGTCTCAAGCATGGCCACGGATCGTGAGGAGATGGAAGCCAACCGCTTCGCGGCGGCTCTGCTGGCTCCTGAGCCCATGGTGCGTCGCGCAGCACGCGAGGCCGAGTTCCGTACGGCCCAGGAGTTGGTGCACCTCATGGCCGGGCGCTTTGAGATGAGCGAAATGGCCATGAGTTACCGGCTGATCAATCTCGGCATCCTCGCGGGTCCAATGGCGTAA
- a CDS encoding helix-turn-helix domain-containing protein: protein MAVIAGSGVDDVERDFNAEIGRRVRVARARAKLTQELLARKAGLTRGSITNIESGAQAPPPYRLVRLASALGVEPADLLPGLQEPGQVNGLPDYLADAVASVASEAFERRVRDGQV from the coding sequence GTGGCTGTCATCGCGGGGAGCGGCGTGGACGATGTTGAGCGGGACTTCAATGCCGAGATTGGTCGGCGGGTGCGCGTGGCGAGGGCGCGAGCGAAGCTGACGCAGGAGTTGCTGGCTCGGAAGGCGGGACTGACGCGCGGGTCGATCACGAACATCGAGTCCGGCGCGCAAGCTCCTCCGCCGTACCGGTTGGTGCGCCTCGCGTCAGCGCTCGGGGTGGAGCCGGCCGACCTGCTGCCGGGACTGCAGGAGCCCGGCCAGGTGAACGGGCTGCCGGACTATCTTGCGGACGCGGTGGCGTCTGTGGCGTCGGAGGCGTTTGAACGGAGGGTGCGCGATGGCCAGGTCTGA